The following are encoded together in the Penicillium digitatum chromosome 3, complete sequence genome:
- a CDS encoding Phospho-2-dehydro-3-deoxyheptonate aldolase, phenylalanine-inhibited — protein sequence MGSRQKPKAPPPQPSESKIVRLKLTKPRPPKPNPQEVDWDEDLRPTPNEILEKEGTYGGTFVADTDPKRLKTVDRNKGSKRTMPSKPQITSAKRRKSNTRKSTTTNERSTGGPQLPLITLAASTLRPAAPLGNSEPAEKGPVEDQSKDYATKRNGQGPEASHQPSLPTDDHSKHGDNSKRGVIVDTKSCTSVTTDSSSDFEDCGKGPSHTSKVSILEHRAQPNRETNKGIPGRVMPEVSSSSEIDLKGPSRTTPSKVTILESRALPKRRSSQIKIVHEKFHPKHRGRAESVGNKLILALHGVEPSQHEPSNDKTAPLTISSDPVQPEESPKDRQSDQVPTGVLLNPPDIDSVLDGIILLETHQDQTEPKTVNASLITKTLPPNEDQIEQADDASFWKLLGEDRLSTPAGSSELETGRGLLGDGPSILDYHMEMEHIPGFATLQPMRSEPTISSRATNICESQADSSSEPSNVGKLNDFTAGRIEGHGSGHTPESQKPLLRHQSHVELNSASPVPPKAVPKTSIVDSNGSPRLMPQLAKSMFVTQFNLDGEKSPEETTSVADTSPSEHDRDLYSISTESKYEGLMWTKFQRDMFLEYGIQMEKLERSHSWPPPEKDNPSFSQEGTADRTKIEKPSTVGPSSSQRTLDERALGDAPSKNHGDLDQSFRTEISASTQPAAKSHQSFTVGDPDDLEWISTLQVAQKDAHHLLQQTNSHLSTQLAAEKATISRVLEIYREGCSRILDDLFQAQEARMQLYQQQVQSVKEQHADICQDLVRGLQELDRRVQQGPI from the exons ATGGGAA GTCGCCAAAAGCCAAAAGCCCCTCCACCCCAGCCTTCGGAGTCGAAGATTGTTCGACTGAAGCTCACAAAACCAAGGCCACCCAAGCCTAATCCCCAAGAAGTGGACTGGGATGAAGATCTTCGTCCTACACCTAATGAGATacttgagaaagaagggaCATATGGAGGAACCTTCGTTGCTGATACCGACCCGAAAAGACTGAAGACAGTTGACAGAAACAAAGGTAGCAAGCGAACAATGCCATCAAAGCCACAGATAACCTCGGCAAAACGCAGAAAATCGAACACAAGGAAGAGTACTACTACCAACGAGCGCAGCACAGGAGGGCCACAATTGCCATTGATAACGCTTGCTGCAAGCACTTTGCGTCCCGCAGCCCCTCTGGGTAACAGTGAGCCTGCTGAGAAAGGTCCAGTGGAAGATCAAAGCAAAGATTATGCCACGAAGCGCAATGGACAAGGGCCCGAAGCTTCCCACCAACCTTCACTACCGACGGATGACCACAGCAAGCATGGAGATAACAGCAAGAGGGGTGTGATCGTCGATACAAAAAGCTGCACATCGGTAACAACCGATTCATCATCGGATTTCGAAGATTGTGGCAAAGGGCCGTCTCATACTTCGAAAGTCAGCATCCTAGAGCATCGGGCACAGCCCAATAGAGAAACAAACAAAGGCATACCTGGTCGGGTGATGCCTGAGGTATCCTCCAGTTCCGAAATCGACCTCAAAGGACCGTCTCGTACGACTCCTTCCAAGGTCACCATCCTGGAGTCAAGGGCACTTCCAAAGAGACGCAGCAGCCAGATCAAGATAGTTCATGAAAAATTTCATCCCAAACATCGTGGTAGGGCAGAGAGCGTTGGAAACAAGCTTATTCTTGCGCTCCACGGAGTAGAGCCTTCTCAGCATGAACCATCCAATGATAAAACCGCACCTCTCACTATTTCATCCGATCCAGTGCAACCTGAGGAATCTCCCAAAGATCGGCAGTCCGACCAAGTACCGACTGGAGTGTTGTTGAACCCCCCAGATATTGACAGCGTGCTGGATGGAATAATTCTACTTGAAACGCACCAAGACCAAACCGAGCCCAAGACCGTCAATGCGTCATTGATAACGAAAACCCTTCCGCCCAATGAAGACCAGATAGAACAGGCAGATGATGCAAGCTTCTGGAAGCTTCTCGGTGAAGACAGGTTGTCGACtccagcaggctcttcagaACTTGAAACAGGCAGAGGTTTGCTGGGTGACGGCCCTTCAATCCTTGATTATCACATGGAAATGGAACATATCCCCGGGTTTGCAACCTTGCAACCCATGAGATCTGAGCCGACCATCTCTTCACGCGCCACTAACATCTGCGAAAGCCAGGCAGATAGCTCATCCGAGCCTTCAAATGTAGGAAAATTGAATGATTTCACAGCAGGACGGATTGAGGGACATGGGTCTGGCCATACCCCTGAGTCTCAAAAGCCCCTTCTCCGCCATCAATCCCACGTGGAACTGAATTCGGCATCTCCCGTACCCCCAAAAGCAGTTCCCAAGACCAGCATTGTCGACAGCAACGGTAGTCCTCGACTCATGCCTCAGTTAGCCAAGAGCATGTTTGTGACTCAGTTTAACCTGGATGGCGAAAAAAGTCCCGAAGAGACAACCAGTGTCGCTGACACCAGTCCAAGTGAACACGACCGAGATTTATACAGTATATCCACCGAGAGTAAGTATGAGGGGCTCATGTGGACCAAGTTCCAGAGAGACATGTTCCTGGAATACGGGATCCAAATGGAAAAACTGGAGAGATCTCACTCATGGCCGCCACCTGAAAAGGACAACCCATCATTTTCTCAGGAGGGTACTGCTGATAGGACCAAAATTGAGAAACCATCGACAGTTGGACCAAGTTCTTCACAGAGAACGCTCGACGAGAGAGCATTAGGTGATGCTCCTTCAAAGAATCATGGGGACCTTGACCAGTCATTCCGAACAGAAATATCGGCATCAACACAGCCAGCTGCTAAGTCGCACCAATCCTTTACGGTGGGCGATCCCGACGATTTGGAATGGATATCAACTTTGCAAGTGGCGCAGAAGGACGCACACCACCTGCTTCAACAAACAAATTCG CATTTGTCCACCCAGCTGGCGGCGGAAAAGGCCACCATCAGTCGAGTCCTGGAGATCTACCGAGAGGGGTGTAGTCGAATTCTCGATGATCTGTTCCAGGCACAAGAAGCAAGAATGCAGCTGTACCAGCAGCAAGTTCAATCCGTCAAGGAACAACATGCAGACATATGTCAAGATCTGGTTCGTGGACTGCAGGAGCTTGACCGTCGAGTGCAACAAGGGCCAATCTGA
- a CDS encoding Butirosin biosynthesis, BtrG-like, whose product MTQHAPQANEEALESRCWYNATLPLDRLRGLLPTPLVEPANVELEADPIPTTNVYRRRASTVFASLDQDETLPEKISTQQEHGIGVSETVVRNETVLYLAYGSNLASKTFHGVRGIKPLSQIAVLVPELRLTFDLPGIPYAEPCFAGTQYRDVSLPTYDETELEDDETDVLDSECLSEKAALMGRTQQVEVVSGCDKRQWHKPLVGVVYEVTLADYAKIIATEGGGRGYRDCVVDCHPFPQPYDSSDPVPDIPTTLSFKARTLLSPAADNARMESHSQKSGVVLLSSDPKLSWWYAICLHFRPDPNYAQPSARYLGLIKAGAAEHDLPVSYQEYLAQIKTFHITTMRQKIGKVIFLALWAPWLILSLALSRLFAGPDGHFPPWLVALVNIVFSGMWNSYGCFFAPVFGDGERSIDDTQA is encoded by the coding sequence ATGACACAACACGCGCCTCAAGCCAACGAAGAGGCGCTAGAATCTCGATGCTGGTACAACGCAACCCTGCCTCTGGACCGGCTTCGAGGCCTTCTCCCTACCCCCCTTGTTGAGCCTGCGAATGTCGAACTCGAGGCCGACCCTATTCCAACAACGAACGTTTACCGCCGTCGTGCCTCAACCGTCTTCGCTTCCCTCGATCAAGATGAAACTCTTCCAGAGAAGATCTCTACGCAGCAGGAACACGGGATAGGTGTGTCGGAAACCGTCGTCAGGAATGAAACGGTTCTCTACCTCGCGTACGGGTCGAACCTAGCTTCCAAGACTTTCCACGGAGTGCGCGGCATCAAACCACTCTCGCAGATCGCTGTGCTTGTCCCAGAACTCCGTCTCACCTTCGATCTTCCCGGAATTCCGTACGCAGAGCCCTGTTTCGCGGGCACTCAATACAGAGATGTTTCTCTACCGACATACGACGAGACCGAACTCGAAGATGACGAGACAGATGTGTTGGATAGTGAGTGTCTGTCAGAGAAGGCAGCGCTCATGGGTCGGACACAGCAGGTGGAGGTAGTCTCGGGCTGTGATAAGCGTCAATGGCATAAACCTCTAGTTGGAGTCGTCTACGAAGTCACACTAGCCGACTATGCAAAGATCATCGCCACAGAGGGCGGTGGTCGGGGATACCGCGACTGTGTCGTAGATTGCCACCCCTTCCCTCAACCGTACGACTCCTCCGACCCCGTCCCGGATATCCCCACGACACTATCTTTCAAGGCACGCACTCTACTCTCACCAGCTGCGGACAATGCTCGCATGGAATCTCATTCTCAGAAAAGCGGTGTCGTACTGCTGTCTAGTGATCCAAAGTTGTCGTGGTGGTATGCCATCTGCTTGCATTTTCGACCGGATCCTAATTATGCCCAGCCCTCTGCTCGCTACCTTGGTTTGATCAAGGCTGGCGCTGCGGAGCATGACCTGCCTGTTTCCTATCAAGAGTATCTTGCGCAGATCAAAACGTTTCATATCACAACTATGCGCCAGAAGATTGGGAAAGTGATCTTCCTTGCTCTGTGGGCTCCTTGGTTGATCTTGTCTTTGGCATTATCAAGGCTATTTGCTGGTCCTGATGGTCATTTCCCGCCATGGCTGGTGGCTCTGGTCAACATTGTGTTTTCGGGGATGTGGAATAGCTATGGTTGTTTCTTTGCTCCTGTCTTCGGGGATGGCGAGCGGAGTATAGATGATACCCAGGCCTAA
- a CDS encoding Phospho-2-dehydro-3-deoxyheptonate aldolase, phenylalanine-inhibited — translation MSFFIDNPNVGNHSHLEDSRILGYNPLTPPNLLQHEIALTEKSRQTVLNGRNEAVEIVHGTDTKRQRLMVVIGPCSIHDPEMALEYCDRLLKMKEKYTDELLIVMRSYLEKPRTTVGWKGLINDPDIDNSFQINKGLRISRQLFVDLTNKGMPIASEMLDTISPQFLADCLSIGAVGARTTESQVHRELSSGLSFPVGFKNGTDGSLDVAIDAIGSVKHPHHFLSVTKPGVVSIVGTVGNPDCFVILRGGKRGPNYDAASIADAKSKLIAKGMRPRLMVDCSHGNSEKNHKNQPKVAAVLAEQLAAGEDAIMGVMIESNINEGNQKVPAEGKAGLKYGVSITDACINWEDTESVLETLAQGVRARREKSETK, via the exons ATGTCG TTCTTCATTGATAACCCTAATGTGGGCAACCACagtcatttggaagattctCGCA TTCTCGGCTACAACCCTCTCACCCCGCCCAATCTCCTCCAGCATGAAATCGCATTGACTGAGAAGTCACGACAGACCGTCCTCAATGGACGCAATGAAGCCGTCGAGATTGTCCATGGCACAGATACCAAGCGTCAGCGTCTGATGGTAGTCATCGGACCATGCTCCATCCACGACCCAGAAATGGCCCTTGAATACTGCGATCGCCTActgaagatgaaggagaaGTACACCGACGAGCTGCTGATCGTGATGCGCTCGTACCTCGAGAAGCCCCGAACAACCGTCGGCTGGAAGGGCCTGATCAACGACCCCGATATCGACAACAGCTTCCAGATCAACAAGGGTCTCCGCATATCGCGCCAGCTGTTCGTCGACCTGACCAACAAGGGCATGCCCATCGCCAGTGAAATGCTCGACACAATCTCCCCCCAGTTCTTGGCCGACTGTCTGTCCATCGGTGCTGTCGGTGCACGCACCACCGAGTCCCAGGTCCACCGTGAGCTTTCCTCCGGTCTTTCTTTCCCTGTCGGATTCAAGAACGGCACCGACGGCTCGCTCGATGTCGCCATTGATGCTATCGGCTCTGTCAAGCACCCCCACCACTTCCTGTCGGTCACAAAGCCCGGTGTTGTCTCTATCGTCGGAACCGTCGGTAACCCTGATTGCTTCGTTATCCTTCGCGGTGGAAAGAGGGGCCCCAACTACGATGCGGCTAGCATCGCGGATGCCAAGTCGAAGCTTATTGCCAAGGGCATGCGTCCCCGTCTTATGGTTGACTGCAGCCACGGTAACTCCGAGAAGAACCACAAGAACCAGCCCAAGGTCGCCGCTGTGCTTGCTGAACAGCTCGCTGCTGGCGAGGATGCTATTATGGGTGTTATGATTGAGAGTAACATCAATGAAG GCAACCAGAAGGTCCCCGCAGAGGGCAAGGCCGGTCTCAAGTACGGTGTCAGCATCACGGATGCTTGCATCAACTGGGAAGACACCGAGTCAGTGCTGGAGACTCTGGCTCAAGGTGTTCGCGCTCGTCGCGAGAAATCGGAAACCAAATAA